In Acidovorax sp. 106, the following proteins share a genomic window:
- a CDS encoding diguanylate cyclase, with protein sequence MPHTHRMPTAQRWSLAAVFAGLLLSGGATVHSLLGLVRAQQTLDAAYRSVHTTDALLRLVLIAEIGQRGYLIAGTSDHLAPYHVAVSEVRGTRRQLEQMVTDPQAKAQLNEMLALVDEKLQELAQAVSMHVAGQSEQAVAGVRDGQGLALMEKLGASAQRFSALQNESIAQLQAAHDQAIKRAYITTALAMLTGVGLLLLVVARGVAFARRMADNEADLTTRNAELLALAERTSEHNAHMQRLSQLGRFLQTCADMAEAQALLQERLPVLLHAASGALYLMSASRNQLRRCVAWGERPFTEYFEPQECWALRKGQPFAQPDHGQASTCRHLQQGDEPSLQGTLCFPVASHGDLTGLLVLDPHGASVCLPEALLAQLRQTALEQVSLSLGNLRLRESLRQQSIRDALTGLYNRRFLDESLTREVLRAERRSPDQPDTPLAVLMIDVDHFKQFNDKFGHELGDRVLRSVAQTLTDTVRASDLVARYGGEEFTVVLPNTTPQVALERAQALCDAVMKMPPVADGGNVHPPITISVGMACMPDDGQDADALVQNADAALYRAKRDGRNRVVRYTAGG encoded by the coding sequence ATGCCCCACACCCACAGAATGCCCACCGCACAACGATGGAGTCTGGCCGCAGTGTTTGCGGGTCTGCTGCTGAGTGGGGGTGCCACAGTGCACAGCTTGCTGGGCCTGGTGCGGGCACAGCAAACGCTGGACGCGGCCTATCGCTCGGTGCACACCACCGACGCACTGTTACGCCTGGTGCTGATTGCAGAGATCGGCCAGCGCGGCTACCTGATTGCGGGCACCTCAGACCATCTGGCCCCCTACCATGTGGCGGTGTCTGAAGTGCGCGGCACGCGCCGCCAGCTCGAGCAGATGGTGACCGACCCCCAGGCCAAGGCCCAACTCAATGAAATGCTGGCGCTGGTGGATGAAAAATTGCAAGAACTGGCGCAGGCCGTGAGCATGCACGTGGCAGGCCAGAGCGAGCAGGCCGTCGCAGGGGTGCGCGACGGCCAAGGCCTGGCGCTGATGGAGAAGCTGGGTGCCAGCGCCCAGCGCTTTTCAGCGCTGCAAAACGAAAGCATCGCCCAGCTGCAGGCGGCGCACGACCAAGCGATCAAGCGCGCCTACATCACCACCGCGCTAGCCATGCTGACCGGCGTGGGGTTGCTGCTGCTGGTGGTGGCGCGTGGCGTGGCCTTTGCGCGCCGCATGGCCGACAACGAGGCCGACCTGACCACGCGCAACGCCGAGCTGCTGGCGCTGGCAGAGCGCACCAGCGAACACAACGCACACATGCAGCGCCTGTCGCAGCTGGGGCGTTTTTTGCAGACCTGCGCAGACATGGCCGAAGCGCAGGCCCTGCTGCAAGAGCGGCTGCCAGTGCTGCTGCACGCGGCATCGGGCGCGCTGTACCTGATGTCGGCATCGCGCAACCAGCTGCGCCGCTGCGTGGCCTGGGGCGAGCGGCCCTTTACCGAATATTTTGAGCCGCAGGAATGCTGGGCACTGCGCAAAGGCCAGCCCTTTGCCCAGCCCGATCACGGCCAGGCCAGCACCTGCCGGCACCTGCAGCAGGGGGACGAGCCTTCGCTGCAAGGCACGCTGTGCTTTCCGGTGGCCTCGCATGGCGACCTGACGGGCCTGCTGGTGCTAGACCCGCATGGCGCCTCTGTGTGCCTGCCTGAGGCCCTGCTGGCGCAGCTGCGGCAGACGGCGCTGGAGCAGGTGTCGCTGTCGCTGGGCAACCTGCGCCTGCGCGAGTCGCTGCGCCAGCAGTCCATCCGCGATGCGCTCACCGGCTTGTACAACCGCCGCTTTCTGGACGAATCGCTGACGCGCGAGGTGCTGCGGGCCGAGCGGCGCAGCCCCGACCAACCCGACACGCCCCTGGCCGTGCTGATGATTGACGTGGACCACTTCAAGCAGTTCAACGACAAGTTTGGCCACGAGTTGGGCGACCGGGTGCTGCGCAGCGTGGCGCAGACCCTGACCGACACGGTACGCGCGAGCGACCTGGTAGCGCGCTATGGCGGCGAAGAGTTCACCGTGGTGCTGCCCAACACCACGCCGCAGGTGGCGCTGGAGCGCGCCCAGGCCCTGTGCGATGCGGTGATGAAGATGCCCCCTGTGGCTGACGGCGGCAATGTGCATCCGCCCATCACCATATCGGTGGGCATGGCCTGCATGCCTGACGATGGGCAGGATGCCGACGCGCTGGTGCAAAACGCCGACGCCGCGCTGTACCGCGCCAAGCGCGACGGGCGCAACCGGGTGGTGCGCTACACCGCCGGGGGGTGA
- a CDS encoding restriction endonuclease gives MAHTRYSPLGRSKRQDRARRELQEKGWTACALGLGMLVVLPLLAGQTPVATAVVQGLRPVGWTVLAVGVLLLAVHYAVRAKSPRLHMAEQGGQAPAQRQQRQRRQRTHLQQVPRSAPQPEWASTLGSSWGADPGTVAPLTAEDNPAQPHAMAPQRTEPHLQRDAQPLAGDTAPAGSSGAGMADNGWSTAVFAAIEWRRFEAVCEALFAQAGFETRAQSHGADGGVDIWLHSRNSPGPAAVVQCKHWQSKPVGVREMREFFGVMASHQLKRGTYATTSTYTEAALEFARANSIHTLDGAGLLQLIARRTPAQQQALLQVAYEGEYWRPTCASCGIKMLERTRGSDGGKFWGCAHFPTCRRTLVKTGA, from the coding sequence TTGGCACACACCCGGTACAGCCCCCTGGGCCGCAGCAAGCGGCAAGACCGCGCCCGGCGCGAGTTGCAAGAAAAAGGCTGGACGGCCTGCGCGCTGGGCCTGGGGATGCTGGTGGTGCTGCCCCTGCTGGCGGGGCAGACGCCCGTGGCTACAGCGGTGGTGCAAGGCCTGCGGCCAGTGGGGTGGACAGTGCTGGCGGTGGGCGTGTTGCTGTTGGCCGTGCACTATGCGGTGCGCGCCAAGTCGCCCCGGCTGCACATGGCCGAGCAAGGCGGGCAGGCCCCGGCACAACGGCAGCAGCGGCAGCGCCGCCAGCGCACCCACTTGCAGCAAGTGCCCCGCTCCGCGCCACAGCCTGAATGGGCCAGCACCCTGGGGTCGAGCTGGGGCGCAGACCCCGGCACGGTGGCGCCCCTGACCGCAGAGGACAACCCGGCACAGCCGCACGCTATGGCGCCCCAACGCACCGAGCCCCACCTGCAGCGCGATGCGCAGCCTCTGGCTGGCGACACGGCTCCAGCGGGCAGCAGCGGGGCGGGCATGGCAGACAACGGCTGGAGCACGGCCGTGTTTGCCGCGATTGAATGGCGCCGATTTGAAGCCGTGTGCGAGGCCCTGTTTGCCCAGGCGGGCTTTGAGACGCGGGCCCAGTCGCATGGGGCCGATGGCGGGGTAGACATTTGGCTGCACAGCCGCAACAGCCCCGGCCCTGCGGCTGTGGTGCAGTGCAAGCATTGGCAAAGCAAGCCGGTGGGCGTGCGCGAGATGCGCGAGTTTTTTGGCGTCATGGCGTCGCACCAGCTCAAGCGCGGCACCTATGCCACCACATCCACCTACACCGAAGCCGCGCTGGAGTTTGCCAGGGCCAACAGCATCCATACGCTGGACGGCGCGGGCTTGCTGCAGCTGATTGCGCGGCGCACACCGGCGCAGCAGCAGGCACTGCTGCAGGTGGCGTACGAGGGGGAATACTGGCGGCCCACTTGCGCCAGCTGCGGCATCAAGATGCTGGAGCGCACGCGGGGCAGCGACGGCGGCAAGTTCTGGGGGTGTGCCCACTTTCCGACATGCCGACGCACGCTGGTCAAGACTGGGGCTTGA
- a CDS encoding nucleotidyl transferase AbiEii/AbiGii toxin family protein: MQFERPHHQRIAHVLAAMNGDTLRQHGCLFGGGTCIALRYGEYRESVDIDFLVSDAGGYRELRHLLTGPDGLAAITHPHAQPLVALREIRADQYGIRTQVQMDGQAIKLEIVREARIALEPPVAGDTVCGVSTLTRLDLAASKLLANSDRQADDGVFSRDVIDLAMMELPLPALRGALAKAAEAYGPSVARDLGKAIDRLQTRTGWLERCMQAMGMLMPKAALWQKVRALRRIVPEA, from the coding sequence ATGCAGTTTGAGCGCCCGCACCACCAGCGCATTGCGCATGTGCTGGCGGCGATGAATGGAGACACGCTGCGGCAGCACGGTTGCCTGTTTGGGGGTGGCACCTGCATTGCGTTGCGCTACGGCGAGTACCGCGAGTCGGTGGACATTGACTTTTTGGTGTCGGACGCGGGCGGTTACCGGGAGCTTCGGCACCTGCTCACAGGCCCTGATGGCTTGGCCGCCATCACCCACCCGCATGCCCAGCCGCTGGTGGCCCTGCGCGAGATTCGGGCCGACCAATACGGCATTCGCACGCAGGTGCAGATGGATGGGCAGGCCATCAAGCTGGAGATCGTGCGCGAGGCGCGCATTGCACTGGAGCCACCGGTGGCGGGCGACACGGTGTGCGGGGTCAGCACGCTGACACGGCTGGACTTGGCTGCATCCAAGCTGTTGGCCAACTCAGACCGGCAGGCCGACGATGGCGTGTTCAGCCGCGACGTGATCGACCTTGCCATGATGGAGCTACCCCTGCCCGCCTTGCGCGGCGCGCTGGCCAAGGCCGCAGAAGCCTATGGCCCTTCGGTAGCGCGCGACCTGGGCAAAGCCATAGACCGACTGCAAACCCGCACTGGCTGGCTGGAGCGCTGCATGCAAGCGATGGGCATGCTCATGCCCAAAGCGGCGCTGTGGCAAAAGGTGCGAGCCCTGCGGCGCATCGTGCCCGAGGCCTGA
- a CDS encoding helix-turn-helix domain-containing protein — translation MPSPAPITPEHCAAQLQTLGAQIRAQRKALRLSATVTAEAAGLSRVTLHRIEKGEPSVTMGAWCNAMAALGMGLLAQTGTQAPPAAKADRTGWIPARVALADYPHLRALAWQVHGTDTLTPAEALGIYERNARHLDMTAMPAHEQALLEALRLALQPAANAKASDAV, via the coding sequence ATGCCATCACCCGCACCGATTACACCTGAACATTGCGCCGCCCAGTTGCAAACCCTGGGCGCGCAGATTCGCGCCCAGCGCAAGGCGCTGCGGCTGAGTGCTACGGTGACGGCAGAAGCCGCAGGGCTGTCGCGGGTGACGCTGCACCGCATTGAGAAGGGCGAGCCCTCGGTGACCATGGGCGCGTGGTGCAACGCCATGGCGGCGCTGGGCATGGGGCTGCTGGCCCAAACCGGCACGCAGGCACCGCCCGCCGCAAAGGCAGACCGCACGGGCTGGATTCCGGCGCGGGTGGCGCTGGCGGACTACCCACATCTGCGCGCATTGGCGTGGCAGGTGCATGGCACGGATACCCTCACGCCCGCCGAGGCGCTGGGCATTTACGAACGCAATGCGCGGCACCTGGACATGACGGCCATGCCTGCCCACGAGCAGGCGTTGCTAGAGGCATTGCGGCTGGCACTGCAGCCCGCCGCTAACGCAAAGGCCAGCGATGCAGTTTGA
- a CDS encoding CPBP family intramembrane glutamic endopeptidase, whose product MHKPTGQASVAMERFGWIERPGREFPFFNNQPARISGPQWLLLMAAAAAGLLVVTLPIAWPWPPAGRLIPSVLLALIPLACLRWVAPGHWQSLFARVSARDVLWMFCFALLNIVVTVAVGLMLTSVMPQATNPGATMLQASGPWERVIIFANMAPQLLGEELITILPFLALMALFTQRLGARRKTAVVAAWLLSAALFGLMHLPTYGWNVVQCLAIIGTARLVLTLPWIMTKNLWVSTGAHIINDWTLFGMGLLGGGALLWTPPGV is encoded by the coding sequence ATGCACAAACCGACCGGGCAAGCATCGGTGGCGATGGAGCGTTTTGGCTGGATTGAGCGGCCGGGGCGCGAGTTTCCTTTCTTCAACAACCAGCCCGCCCGCATCTCCGGGCCGCAGTGGCTGCTGCTGATGGCTGCGGCAGCTGCCGGGTTGCTGGTGGTGACTTTGCCCATTGCTTGGCCTTGGCCCCCTGCAGGCAGGCTGATTCCGTCGGTACTGCTTGCGCTGATTCCCTTGGCTTGCCTGCGCTGGGTGGCTCCGGGGCATTGGCAAAGTTTGTTTGCCAGGGTGTCTGCGCGCGATGTGCTGTGGATGTTTTGCTTTGCGCTGCTCAACATTGTGGTGACGGTGGCCGTGGGGTTGATGCTGACATCGGTGATGCCCCAGGCGACCAACCCTGGCGCGACGATGTTGCAGGCCAGCGGCCCGTGGGAGCGCGTCATCATCTTTGCCAACATGGCGCCGCAGCTTCTGGGGGAGGAGCTGATCACCATCCTGCCCTTTTTGGCGCTGATGGCGCTGTTCACCCAGCGTTTGGGGGCCCGCCGCAAAACCGCTGTGGTGGCAGCGTGGCTCCTGTCTGCGGCCCTGTTTGGCCTGATGCATCTACCTACGTATGGGTGGAATGTGGTCCAGTGCCTGGCCATCATCGGCACCGCCAGGCTGGTGCTGACGCTGCCGTGGATCATGACCAAGAACCTCTGGGTTTCTACGGGCGCGCACATCATCAACGACTGGACGCTGTTTGGCATGGGTTTGCTGGGTGGGGGTGCGCTTTTGTGGACGCCACCAGGGGTTTAG
- a CDS encoding AAA family ATPase, whose amino-acid sequence MLTRLRVKGFKSLIDSEVRFGPFTCIAGANGAGKSNLFDAILFLRDLADHSIIEAAHRVRDRNGGRKGDLRSLFTKTIDQNLPNISIEADFIVANEVTDDFGRKAKPSTTFLTYKIELKYVIDSDFNERIELVSEHLTYLPKSSAKKRIGFSCSKEFFNSALAGERRAPFITTEQDSSTGSSTINVSQDGNSGRPSQIPAQNSPRTVLGSANTDERPTVLAARREMQSWKLLQLEPSRLRSPDEFSDDPHITFDGAHIPSTLERLKRYEEISNRVATLLPEVRGVSVDVDNTRRIKTLLLEQRNGVVHQARSLSDGTLRFLALATMAFDSDSKGLICFEEPENGIHPSRINAILELLREMAVNTQIAVSTDNPLRQVIINTHSPVVVRNLTPDELLVAVPIRKNRSSFTAYGAIVNSWRLSHPDHQSELTPKVTVTELLDYLRNSDDVPEDDLNRGKLWQLASEQGMFDFEPITTK is encoded by the coding sequence ATGCTAACAAGACTTCGTGTCAAAGGATTCAAAAGCTTAATCGATTCCGAAGTTCGATTTGGCCCATTCACATGCATTGCCGGGGCAAATGGAGCGGGAAAGTCGAATTTATTCGACGCCATTCTATTTTTACGTGACTTAGCAGATCACTCTATTATTGAAGCAGCGCATCGAGTTCGCGACAGAAATGGTGGTCGCAAAGGTGATTTACGGTCTCTATTCACAAAGACTATCGATCAGAATTTACCCAACATTTCGATTGAGGCCGACTTCATAGTTGCGAATGAGGTCACCGATGATTTTGGACGCAAAGCAAAACCAAGCACAACTTTTTTGACATACAAAATTGAATTAAAATATGTCATTGATAGCGATTTCAATGAACGAATTGAGCTTGTTTCTGAGCATTTAACCTATCTACCCAAAAGCAGTGCAAAAAAACGTATTGGCTTTAGCTGCTCCAAAGAATTTTTTAATTCAGCGCTAGCTGGTGAACGCAGAGCCCCTTTTATTACAACAGAGCAAGACTCCAGCACAGGCTCATCCACCATAAATGTAAGCCAAGACGGAAACTCAGGGCGCCCATCTCAAATTCCAGCCCAAAACTCACCACGAACTGTACTTGGATCGGCAAATACTGATGAACGCCCAACTGTGCTTGCAGCACGAAGAGAGATGCAGAGTTGGAAGTTACTTCAATTGGAACCATCTCGTCTGAGGTCACCCGATGAATTTTCAGATGATCCGCACATCACATTTGATGGCGCTCATATTCCCTCCACTCTCGAGCGACTGAAGAGATATGAAGAAATTTCAAACAGAGTTGCAACACTGCTACCCGAGGTCAGAGGCGTTTCAGTAGATGTTGACAATACTCGCAGAATAAAAACTTTGCTTTTAGAACAACGAAATGGAGTAGTTCATCAAGCGCGATCACTCTCTGATGGAACATTGCGTTTTCTTGCACTTGCAACCATGGCGTTTGATTCCGATTCAAAAGGACTTATTTGCTTTGAAGAACCAGAGAATGGGATTCATCCTTCAAGAATTAACGCAATCCTAGAGCTACTCAGGGAGATGGCCGTCAATACACAGATTGCGGTTAGCACGGATAATCCCTTAAGACAAGTAATCATTAACACACACTCACCGGTTGTCGTCAGAAATTTAACACCTGACGAACTTCTAGTTGCGGTTCCAATCAGAAAAAATCGTTCCTCTTTCACGGCTTACGGAGCAATAGTTAATTCTTGGCGTCTTTCACACCCAGACCACCAATCAGAGTTAACCCCAAAAGTAACCGTAACGGAGCTGCTAGATTACCTAAGAAACTCCGACGATGTTCCAGAAGATGACTTAAACAGAGGAAAGCTCTGGCAACTGGCTTCTGAGCAAGGCATGTTTGATTTTGAACCAATCACTACTAAATGA
- a CDS encoding glutamine--tRNA ligase/YqeY domain fusion protein: MSTPNPANTQPAGTAAAPESVKPSNFLRQIIEADLDKGTYAARRWAGTPGDAAHQAAGEPDPAKIRTRFPPEPNGYLHVGHAKSICINFGLARDYGGVCHLRFDDTNPEKEDTEYVNSIIDAVKWLGFDWNGSQGDYSAAPYQASDYFGFMYRAAEYLIEAGHAYVDEQTVEQIRINRGDFSKPGVNSPFRSRTPAENLAKFREMRDGQHEDGSMVLRAKIDMASPNINMRDPAIYRIRRATHHNTGDTWCIYPMYTFAHPIEDALEQITHSLCTLEFEDQRPFYDWLLERLTEVVTLPDGRVVGGLLASPPPKQYEFARLNLTYVITSKRKLAQLVYDHKVSGWDDPRMPTIVGLRRRGYTPAAIQTFADRIGVTKSDSWIDYSTLEGCLREDLELKAHRGMAVLNPVKLVLTNWDDVMGAGHLEPCTLPALPHPPEGTESPTRHFTIGKEVWIEREDFEEVPPKGYKRLFPGNKVRLKGGYVIECTGCTKDANGVITEVLATVVPDTKSGTPGADSVKVKAAITWVGVADGVNAEVRMYDRLFLDAHPDAGGKDFIESLNPNSLKVVTAIVEPSLANAKPDDKFQFERHGYFVADRVDHRAEKPVFNLAVGLKDSWGK; the protein is encoded by the coding sequence ATGAGCACCCCCAACCCCGCCAACACCCAACCTGCAGGCACCGCCGCAGCCCCTGAATCCGTCAAGCCCAGCAACTTTCTGCGCCAGATCATTGAAGCCGATCTGGACAAAGGCACCTACGCCGCCCGCCGTTGGGCTGGCACCCCAGGCGACGCCGCCCACCAAGCCGCAGGCGAGCCCGACCCCGCCAAAATCCGCACCCGCTTCCCGCCCGAGCCCAACGGCTACCTGCACGTGGGCCACGCCAAGAGCATCTGCATCAACTTTGGCCTGGCGCGCGACTACGGCGGCGTGTGCCACCTGCGCTTTGACGACACCAACCCCGAAAAAGAAGACACCGAATACGTCAACAGCATCATTGACGCCGTGAAATGGCTGGGCTTTGACTGGAACGGCAGCCAGGGCGACTACAGCGCCGCCCCTTACCAGGCCAGCGACTACTTTGGCTTCATGTACCGCGCGGCGGAATATTTGATCGAAGCCGGCCACGCCTATGTGGACGAGCAAACGGTAGAGCAGATCCGCATCAACCGGGGCGACTTCAGCAAGCCCGGCGTCAACAGCCCCTTCCGCAGCCGCACCCCGGCCGAAAATCTGGCCAAGTTCCGCGAAATGCGCGACGGCCAGCACGAAGACGGCTCGATGGTGCTGCGCGCCAAGATCGACATGGCCAGCCCCAACATCAACATGCGCGACCCGGCCATCTACCGCATTCGCCGCGCTACGCACCACAACACGGGCGACACATGGTGCATTTACCCCATGTACACCTTTGCGCACCCCATTGAAGATGCGCTAGAGCAAATCACCCACAGCCTGTGCACGCTGGAGTTTGAAGACCAACGCCCCTTCTACGACTGGCTGCTGGAGCGCTTGACGGAAGTGGTAACACTTCCCGATGGTCGCGTTGTGGGCGGCCTGCTGGCATCGCCCCCGCCCAAGCAGTACGAATTCGCCCGCCTCAACCTCACCTACGTCATCACCAGCAAGCGCAAGCTGGCCCAGCTGGTGTACGACCATAAAGTGAGCGGCTGGGACGACCCCCGCATGCCCACCATCGTCGGCTTGCGCCGCCGTGGCTACACCCCCGCCGCCATCCAGACCTTTGCCGACCGCATTGGCGTGACCAAGTCCGACAGCTGGATCGACTACAGCACACTGGAAGGCTGCCTGCGCGAAGACCTGGAGCTAAAGGCCCACCGCGGCATGGCCGTGCTCAACCCCGTCAAACTCGTGCTGACCAACTGGGACGACGTCATGGGCGCAGGCCACCTGGAGCCCTGCACCCTGCCCGCCCTTCCCCACCCACCCGAAGGAACAGAGTCGCCAACCCGCCACTTCACCATCGGCAAAGAAGTCTGGATCGAACGCGAAGACTTTGAAGAAGTGCCGCCTAAGGGCTACAAGCGCCTCTTCCCCGGCAACAAGGTGCGCCTGAAGGGCGGCTACGTCATCGAATGCACCGGCTGCACCAAAGACGCTAACGGCGTCATTACCGAAGTGCTGGCCACCGTGGTGCCCGACACCAAGAGCGGCACCCCCGGCGCCGACAGCGTCAAGGTCAAGGCCGCCATCACCTGGGTGGGCGTGGCCGACGGCGTGAACGCCGAAGTGCGCATGTACGACCGCCTGTTCCTGGACGCCCACCCCGACGCGGGCGGCAAAGACTTCATCGAAAGCCTGAACCCGAACAGCCTGAAGGTGGTGACCGCCATCGTGGAACCTTCATTGGCCAATGCCAAGCCGGACGACAAGTTCCAGTTTGAGCGGCACGGGTACTTTGTGGCGGACCGGGTAGATCACCGGGCGGAGAAGCCGGTGTTTAACTTGGCGGTGGGGTTGAAGGACTCTTGGGGAAAATGA